Proteins encoded in a region of the Pseudomonas denitrificans (nom. rej.) genome:
- a CDS encoding YceI family protein, with protein sequence MHSFVTGAVCALLVLASPLALAEWQLDGDTSRISFVSVKRGKMAEVQRFDRLSGQIDDKGAVRVVVPLESIDSGLALRDERMRNAFFEIERFPEAIVSSQLDLSRYEDLQVGQSRQETVDFNLDLHGQQRRLKSEVLVSRPSESRIEVTTMEPLVLKLIDFDLEEKLEPLKEVANVPSITPEVPVFAVLGFSQVIKQAP encoded by the coding sequence ATGCACTCTTTTGTAACAGGAGCTGTATGCGCGTTGCTGGTGCTGGCCAGCCCCCTGGCCCTGGCCGAATGGCAACTGGACGGCGACACCTCGCGGATCAGCTTCGTCTCGGTCAAGCGCGGCAAGATGGCAGAAGTGCAGCGTTTCGACCGCCTCTCCGGGCAGATCGACGACAAGGGCGCGGTGCGTGTGGTGGTGCCGCTGGAGTCCATCGACAGCGGCCTGGCACTGCGCGATGAGCGTATGCGCAATGCCTTCTTCGAGATCGAGCGCTTCCCTGAGGCGATCGTCAGCAGCCAGCTGGACCTCAGCCGTTACGAGGACCTACAGGTCGGCCAGTCGCGCCAGGAAACCGTGGATTTCAACCTCGACCTGCACGGCCAGCAGCGCCGGCTCAAGTCCGAGGTGCTGGTCAGTCGTCCCAGCGAGAGCCGCATCGAAGTGACGACCATGGAGCCGCTGGTGCTCAAGCTGATCGACTTCGACCTGGAAGAGAAGCTGGAGCCGCTCAAGGAGGTCGCCAATGTGCCGTCCATTACTCCGGAGGTTCCGGTGTTTGCGGTGCTGGGGTTCAGTCAGGTGATCAAGCAGGCGCCGTGA
- a CDS encoding amidase: MIRRHPILTALVLLLLALVTTAWQNRIHLAAFPGIIGAYTAKEYCSCRYVMGNSADYCRAYTKQYVPTSAFLDDEARKRVTARGLGSTQTAAWLSAREGCQLMPQADDLPESGSH, from the coding sequence ATGATCCGCCGCCATCCGATCCTCACCGCCCTGGTCCTGCTGCTGCTCGCGCTGGTGACCACGGCCTGGCAGAACCGCATCCATCTCGCCGCCTTCCCCGGCATCATCGGCGCCTATACCGCCAAGGAGTACTGCTCCTGCCGCTACGTTATGGGGAACTCGGCAGACTATTGCCGGGCCTATACCAAACAGTACGTGCCGACCAGCGCCTTCCTCGACGACGAAGCGCGCAAGCGGGTGACCGCCCGCGGCCTGGGCAGTACGCAGACAGCCGCCTGGCTCAGTGCGCGCGAGGGATGCCAACTGATGCCCCAGGCGGATGATTTGCCCGAATCGGGCAGCCACTGA
- a CDS encoding serine hydrolase domain-containing protein, giving the protein MPFAPFRPALRALALATCLLSSHAHGSETWPEADWPHGATPSGTAVQAFENYAFPTRDDGTRKGVRTDAVVVIRDGQLIYERYAGPTRAETPHLAWSMSKSVMASVLGVAFGEGKFQLDDPVAKYYPAFAEHPDIKMRDLLHWASGLAWQEEYEYAPVRSSVVAMLYTRGRDDMAKFTAGFPADAEPGKRFRYSSGDSNVLSATLKQMVGKDYANYPWTALFEPLGIQSAVWERDASGTFVGSSYAYMTARDLARIGLLMERDGRWKDRQLLPQDWLKFVLAPFPEYQPDPKKPNEAVPGGQWWLNRPVAGAPAPWPDAPEDTFAALGHWGQALYVIPEQKLVIVRYADDRDGSYQHDTFLKLAQAAFAHGEVQP; this is encoded by the coding sequence ATGCCCTTTGCCCCCTTCCGCCCAGCGCTGCGCGCGCTGGCGCTGGCCACCTGCCTGCTGAGCAGCCACGCCCACGGTAGCGAAACCTGGCCCGAGGCCGACTGGCCCCACGGTGCCACGCCCAGCGGCACCGCCGTGCAGGCGTTCGAAAACTACGCCTTCCCCACGCGCGACGACGGCACCCGCAAGGGCGTGCGCACTGACGCCGTGGTCGTCATTCGCGATGGCCAACTGATCTACGAGCGCTACGCCGGCCCGACACGCGCCGAGACTCCGCACCTCGCCTGGTCGATGAGCAAGAGCGTGATGGCCAGCGTCCTCGGCGTGGCCTTCGGCGAGGGGAAATTCCAGCTCGACGACCCGGTCGCCAAGTATTACCCGGCCTTCGCCGAGCACCCCGACATCAAGATGCGCGACCTGCTGCACTGGGCCTCGGGCCTGGCCTGGCAGGAAGAGTACGAATACGCGCCGGTACGCTCCTCGGTGGTGGCGATGCTCTACACCCGTGGCCGCGACGACATGGCGAAGTTCACCGCCGGCTTCCCCGCGGATGCCGAGCCGGGCAAGCGCTTCCGTTACTCCAGCGGCGACAGCAACGTGCTCTCCGCCACGCTCAAGCAGATGGTCGGCAAGGACTACGCCAACTACCCCTGGACCGCGCTGTTCGAGCCGCTGGGCATCCAGTCCGCGGTCTGGGAGCGTGACGCCAGCGGCACCTTCGTCGGTTCGTCCTACGCCTACATGACCGCCCGCGACTTGGCGCGCATCGGCCTGCTGATGGAGCGCGACGGGCGCTGGAAGGATCGCCAGTTGCTGCCACAGGACTGGCTGAAATTCGTCCTCGCGCCATTCCCCGAGTACCAGCCCGATCCGAAGAAGCCCAATGAGGCGGTGCCCGGCGGCCAGTGGTGGCTCAACCGCCCGGTGGCCGGTGCGCCCGCGCCCTGGCCGGATGCGCCCGAGGACACCTTCGCCGCCCTCGGCCACTGGGGCCAGGCGCTGTACGTGATTCCCGAACAGAAGCTGGTGATCGTTCGCTACGCCGACGACCGCGACGGCAGCTACCAGCACGACACCTTCCTCAAGCTTGCCCAGGCGGCCTTCGCCCACGGGGAGGTGCAGCCATGA
- a CDS encoding MBL fold metallo-hydrolase encodes MRREPIVLFDDGKHQCLCFDDLVSGDGVQSNQFLIVDHDKRLLLDPGGDLTYTPLSLELSKLFPLQDLDYIFASHQDPDIIAALDKWLLHTRAKVICSKLWARFLPHLTASYLAVSHGISTYDRVIPLPDRGESVQLGRCQLKMIPAHFLHSVGNFQVYDPISKILFSGDMGASLVDDASPAQDFAAHVPHMEGFHRRYMASNKVGRLWANMVRGLDIEMIVPQHGRPFVGKPMITAFLDWIADLQCGMDLMGPDDYQVPR; translated from the coding sequence ATGCGACGCGAACCCATCGTGCTGTTCGACGACGGTAAACACCAATGCCTGTGTTTCGACGATCTGGTCAGCGGCGACGGTGTGCAATCCAACCAGTTCCTCATCGTCGACCACGACAAGCGCCTGCTGCTCGATCCGGGCGGCGACCTGACCTACACGCCGTTGTCGCTGGAACTCTCCAAGCTGTTCCCGCTGCAGGACCTGGACTACATCTTCGCCTCGCACCAGGACCCGGACATCATCGCCGCGCTGGACAAGTGGCTGCTGCACACCCGCGCCAAGGTCATCTGCTCGAAACTCTGGGCACGCTTCCTGCCGCACCTCACGGCCAGCTACCTGGCGGTCAGCCATGGCATCTCCACCTATGACCGCGTGATCCCGCTGCCGGACCGTGGCGAATCGGTGCAGCTGGGCCGCTGCCAGCTGAAGATGATCCCCGCGCACTTCCTCCACTCGGTGGGCAACTTCCAGGTCTACGACCCGATCAGCAAGATCCTCTTCTCCGGCGACATGGGCGCATCCCTGGTGGACGACGCCAGCCCGGCACAGGACTTCGCGGCCCACGTGCCGCACATGGAAGGTTTCCACCGCCGCTACATGGCCTCGAACAAGGTCGGCCGGCTGTGGGCCAACATGGTTCGCGGCCTGGACATCGAGATGATCGTCCCGCAGCACGGCCGGCCCTTCGTGGGCAAACCGATGATCACGGCATTCCTCGACTGGATCGCCGACCTGCAATGCGGCATGGACCTCATGGGGCCGGACGACTACCAGGTTCCTCGCTAG